The following proteins are encoded in a genomic region of Sesamum indicum cultivar Zhongzhi No. 13 linkage group LG8, S_indicum_v1.0, whole genome shotgun sequence:
- the LOC105168250 gene encoding ubiquitin-like-specific protease 1D isoform X2: MEGGGEESKEYLKRMSDKDLTEKITRLNNLGRLSSMLPDGGERLQVSLKRHEAELERRKLLKDDDKCKKGTPLADESTCTGATDDLSPCGVPPSSSAQSTFALHFCSKLDDKGPTKSFTEELSTLNCSGCKTRRENGSFLMQKTQMGLSSRQAPFKSPSHLSVKNDECLQSSGGQLGSHSSTASPHQSDKDVSGSFSKKENAPRFQSTLNSRRNKKTVVLLDEEELEVDVINQADQVGQSSEEIRIYYPSRDDPEAVEICYSDMECLAPESYLSSIIMNFYIRYLQKPTSPRARSRCDYHFFNTYFYEKLKRDVLNKTDKETSFVKFRRWWKGVNIFEKAYIFLPINENLHWSLVIICIPNKEDESGPIILHLDSLGLHTSKLIFNDVKSFLIEEWKFLRKEDVVHELHIPDNIWDKLSRRIDEKVIEVPQQRNEYDCGLFVLFFMQRFIEEAPERLKKKDLDMFGKQWFKPEEASSLRRKINDILREQFKNASEGKLNP; the protein is encoded by the exons ATGGAAGGCGGAGGGGAGGAATCAAAGGAGTATCTTAAGAGAATGTCCGATAAAGACCTGACCGAAAAGATTACTAGGTTAAACAATTTGGGCAGATTATCGTCTATGTTGCCCGATGGTGGCGAAAGACTCCAAGTTTCCTTAAAAAGGCACGAAGCGGAGTTGGAGAGGAGAAAGCTTCTGAAG GATGATGACAAATGCAAGAAGGGGACTCCATTAGCTGATGAGTCTACTTGTACTG GTGCAACTGATGACTTATCACCTTGTGGAGTTCCACCATCTTCGTCTGCACAATCTACCTTTGCTTTACATTTTTGCAGCAAGTTGGACGATAAA GGGCCAACCAAGTCCTTCACGGAAGAATTATCTACTTTGAATTGTTCTGGTTGCAAAACCAGGAGAGAAAATGGGTCATTTCTAATGCAGAAAACACAGATGGGTTTATCTTCAAGGCAAGCACCTTTTAAATCTCCGAGCCACCTTTCagtaaaaaatgatgaatgcCTTCAATCAAGTGGTGGGCAATTGGGGAGCCACTCTTCTACTGCCTCACCTCATCAATCTGATAAAGATGTGTCTGGCAGCTTTTCAAAAAA GGAAAATGCTCCTCGGTTTCAATCTACACTTAACTCCAGAAGGAACAAG AAAACTGTTGTTCTATTAGATGAGGAGGAACTTGAGGTTGATGTAATAAATCAAGCAGACCAAGTGGGCCAAAG cAGTGAAGAGATCCGAATATATTATCCATCAAG GGATGATCCTGAAGCTGTTGAAATTTGTTACTCAGACATGGAATGTCTGGCTCCTGAGTCTTATTTGTCATCAATCATCATGAACTTTTACATTCG GTATCTGCAGAAGCCAACATCGCCAAGGGCCAGAAGCAGATGTgattatcattttttcaatACATACTTTTATGAAAAGTTGAAACGGGATGTCCTGAACAAG ACTGATAAGGAAACTTCATTTGTGAAGTTCAGAAGGTGGTGGAAAGGTGTCAATATATTTGAGAAAGCATATATCTTTCTACCAATTAATGAAAA TCTTCACTGGAGCTTGGTTATTATTTGTATACCAAATAAAGAAGATGAATCAGGACCAATTATTCTTCACTTGGATTCTTTGGGACTGCACACCAGCAAGTTAATATTCAACGATGTGAAGAG CTTTCTAATAGAGGAGTGGAAGTTTCTAAGAAAAGAAGACGTGGTGCATGAACTTCACATCCCAGACAATATCTGGGACAAGCTATCTCGAAGAATTGATGAGAAAGTGATTGAG GTGCCTCAACAAAGAAATGAGTATGACTGTGGTCTTTTCGTTCTTTTCTTTATGCAACGTTTCATTGAAGAGGCTCCTGAAAGGCTCAAGAAGAAGGATTTGGATATG TTTGGCAAGCAATGGTTCAAACCAGAAGAGGCTTCCagtttgagaagaaaaattaacgACATACTAAGAGAACAGTTCAAGAATGCAAGTGAAGGCAAATTGAACCCCTAA
- the LOC105168250 gene encoding ubiquitin-like-specific protease 1D isoform X4: protein MEGGGEESKEYLKRMSDKDLTEKITRLNNLGRLSSMLPDGGERLQVSLKRHEAELERRKLLKDDDKCKKGTPLADESTCTGATDDLSPCGVPPSSSAQSTFALHFCSKLDDKGPTKSFTEELSTLNCSGCKTRRENGSFLMQKTQMGLSSRQAPFKSPSHLSVKNDECLQSSGGQLGSHSSTASPHQSDKDVSGSFSKKENAPRFQSTLNSRRNKKTVVLLDEEELEVDVINQADQVGQSEEIRIYYPSRDDPEAVEICYSDMECLAPESYLSSIIMNFYIRYLQKPTSPRARSRCDYHFFNTYFYEKLKRDVLNKTDKETSFVKFRRWWKGVNIFEKAYIFLPINENLHWSLVIICIPNKEDESGPIILHLDSLGLHTSKLIFNDVKSFLIEEWKFLRKEDVVHELHIPDNIWDKLSRRIDEKVIEVPQQRNEYDCGLFVLFFMQRFIEEAPERLKKKDLDMFGKQWFKPEEASSLRRKINDILREQFKNASEGKLNP, encoded by the exons ATGGAAGGCGGAGGGGAGGAATCAAAGGAGTATCTTAAGAGAATGTCCGATAAAGACCTGACCGAAAAGATTACTAGGTTAAACAATTTGGGCAGATTATCGTCTATGTTGCCCGATGGTGGCGAAAGACTCCAAGTTTCCTTAAAAAGGCACGAAGCGGAGTTGGAGAGGAGAAAGCTTCTGAAG GATGATGACAAATGCAAGAAGGGGACTCCATTAGCTGATGAGTCTACTTGTACTG GTGCAACTGATGACTTATCACCTTGTGGAGTTCCACCATCTTCGTCTGCACAATCTACCTTTGCTTTACATTTTTGCAGCAAGTTGGACGATAAA GGGCCAACCAAGTCCTTCACGGAAGAATTATCTACTTTGAATTGTTCTGGTTGCAAAACCAGGAGAGAAAATGGGTCATTTCTAATGCAGAAAACACAGATGGGTTTATCTTCAAGGCAAGCACCTTTTAAATCTCCGAGCCACCTTTCagtaaaaaatgatgaatgcCTTCAATCAAGTGGTGGGCAATTGGGGAGCCACTCTTCTACTGCCTCACCTCATCAATCTGATAAAGATGTGTCTGGCAGCTTTTCAAAAAA GGAAAATGCTCCTCGGTTTCAATCTACACTTAACTCCAGAAGGAACAAG AAAACTGTTGTTCTATTAGATGAGGAGGAACTTGAGGTTGATGTAATAAATCAAGCAGACCAAGTGGGCCAAAG TGAAGAGATCCGAATATATTATCCATCAAG GGATGATCCTGAAGCTGTTGAAATTTGTTACTCAGACATGGAATGTCTGGCTCCTGAGTCTTATTTGTCATCAATCATCATGAACTTTTACATTCG GTATCTGCAGAAGCCAACATCGCCAAGGGCCAGAAGCAGATGTgattatcattttttcaatACATACTTTTATGAAAAGTTGAAACGGGATGTCCTGAACAAG ACTGATAAGGAAACTTCATTTGTGAAGTTCAGAAGGTGGTGGAAAGGTGTCAATATATTTGAGAAAGCATATATCTTTCTACCAATTAATGAAAA TCTTCACTGGAGCTTGGTTATTATTTGTATACCAAATAAAGAAGATGAATCAGGACCAATTATTCTTCACTTGGATTCTTTGGGACTGCACACCAGCAAGTTAATATTCAACGATGTGAAGAG CTTTCTAATAGAGGAGTGGAAGTTTCTAAGAAAAGAAGACGTGGTGCATGAACTTCACATCCCAGACAATATCTGGGACAAGCTATCTCGAAGAATTGATGAGAAAGTGATTGAG GTGCCTCAACAAAGAAATGAGTATGACTGTGGTCTTTTCGTTCTTTTCTTTATGCAACGTTTCATTGAAGAGGCTCCTGAAAGGCTCAAGAAGAAGGATTTGGATATG TTTGGCAAGCAATGGTTCAAACCAGAAGAGGCTTCCagtttgagaagaaaaattaacgACATACTAAGAGAACAGTTCAAGAATGCAAGTGAAGGCAAATTGAACCCCTAA
- the LOC105168250 gene encoding ubiquitin-like-specific protease 1D isoform X3 encodes MEGGGEESKEYLKRMSDKDLTEKITRLNNLGRLSSMLPDGGERLQVSLKRHEAELERRKLLKDDDKCKKGTPLADESTCTGATDDLSPCGVPPSSSAQSTFALHFCSKLDDKGPTKSFTEELSTLNCSGCKTRRENGSFLMQKTQMGLSSRQAPFKSPSHLSVKNDECLQSSGGQLGSHSSTASPHQSDKDVSGSFSKKENAPRFQSTLNSRRNKQKTVVLLDEEELEVDVINQADQVGQSEEIRIYYPSRDDPEAVEICYSDMECLAPESYLSSIIMNFYIRYLQKPTSPRARSRCDYHFFNTYFYEKLKRDVLNKTDKETSFVKFRRWWKGVNIFEKAYIFLPINENLHWSLVIICIPNKEDESGPIILHLDSLGLHTSKLIFNDVKSFLIEEWKFLRKEDVVHELHIPDNIWDKLSRRIDEKVIEVPQQRNEYDCGLFVLFFMQRFIEEAPERLKKKDLDMFGKQWFKPEEASSLRRKINDILREQFKNASEGKLNP; translated from the exons ATGGAAGGCGGAGGGGAGGAATCAAAGGAGTATCTTAAGAGAATGTCCGATAAAGACCTGACCGAAAAGATTACTAGGTTAAACAATTTGGGCAGATTATCGTCTATGTTGCCCGATGGTGGCGAAAGACTCCAAGTTTCCTTAAAAAGGCACGAAGCGGAGTTGGAGAGGAGAAAGCTTCTGAAG GATGATGACAAATGCAAGAAGGGGACTCCATTAGCTGATGAGTCTACTTGTACTG GTGCAACTGATGACTTATCACCTTGTGGAGTTCCACCATCTTCGTCTGCACAATCTACCTTTGCTTTACATTTTTGCAGCAAGTTGGACGATAAA GGGCCAACCAAGTCCTTCACGGAAGAATTATCTACTTTGAATTGTTCTGGTTGCAAAACCAGGAGAGAAAATGGGTCATTTCTAATGCAGAAAACACAGATGGGTTTATCTTCAAGGCAAGCACCTTTTAAATCTCCGAGCCACCTTTCagtaaaaaatgatgaatgcCTTCAATCAAGTGGTGGGCAATTGGGGAGCCACTCTTCTACTGCCTCACCTCATCAATCTGATAAAGATGTGTCTGGCAGCTTTTCAAAAAA GGAAAATGCTCCTCGGTTTCAATCTACACTTAACTCCAGAAGGAACAAG CAGAAAACTGTTGTTCTATTAGATGAGGAGGAACTTGAGGTTGATGTAATAAATCAAGCAGACCAAGTGGGCCAAAG TGAAGAGATCCGAATATATTATCCATCAAG GGATGATCCTGAAGCTGTTGAAATTTGTTACTCAGACATGGAATGTCTGGCTCCTGAGTCTTATTTGTCATCAATCATCATGAACTTTTACATTCG GTATCTGCAGAAGCCAACATCGCCAAGGGCCAGAAGCAGATGTgattatcattttttcaatACATACTTTTATGAAAAGTTGAAACGGGATGTCCTGAACAAG ACTGATAAGGAAACTTCATTTGTGAAGTTCAGAAGGTGGTGGAAAGGTGTCAATATATTTGAGAAAGCATATATCTTTCTACCAATTAATGAAAA TCTTCACTGGAGCTTGGTTATTATTTGTATACCAAATAAAGAAGATGAATCAGGACCAATTATTCTTCACTTGGATTCTTTGGGACTGCACACCAGCAAGTTAATATTCAACGATGTGAAGAG CTTTCTAATAGAGGAGTGGAAGTTTCTAAGAAAAGAAGACGTGGTGCATGAACTTCACATCCCAGACAATATCTGGGACAAGCTATCTCGAAGAATTGATGAGAAAGTGATTGAG GTGCCTCAACAAAGAAATGAGTATGACTGTGGTCTTTTCGTTCTTTTCTTTATGCAACGTTTCATTGAAGAGGCTCCTGAAAGGCTCAAGAAGAAGGATTTGGATATG TTTGGCAAGCAATGGTTCAAACCAGAAGAGGCTTCCagtttgagaagaaaaattaacgACATACTAAGAGAACAGTTCAAGAATGCAAGTGAAGGCAAATTGAACCCCTAA
- the LOC105168250 gene encoding ubiquitin-like-specific protease 1D isoform X1 yields the protein MEGGGEESKEYLKRMSDKDLTEKITRLNNLGRLSSMLPDGGERLQVSLKRHEAELERRKLLKDDDKCKKGTPLADESTCTGATDDLSPCGVPPSSSAQSTFALHFCSKLDDKGPTKSFTEELSTLNCSGCKTRRENGSFLMQKTQMGLSSRQAPFKSPSHLSVKNDECLQSSGGQLGSHSSTASPHQSDKDVSGSFSKKENAPRFQSTLNSRRNKQKTVVLLDEEELEVDVINQADQVGQSSEEIRIYYPSRDDPEAVEICYSDMECLAPESYLSSIIMNFYIRYLQKPTSPRARSRCDYHFFNTYFYEKLKRDVLNKTDKETSFVKFRRWWKGVNIFEKAYIFLPINENLHWSLVIICIPNKEDESGPIILHLDSLGLHTSKLIFNDVKSFLIEEWKFLRKEDVVHELHIPDNIWDKLSRRIDEKVIEVPQQRNEYDCGLFVLFFMQRFIEEAPERLKKKDLDMFGKQWFKPEEASSLRRKINDILREQFKNASEGKLNP from the exons ATGGAAGGCGGAGGGGAGGAATCAAAGGAGTATCTTAAGAGAATGTCCGATAAAGACCTGACCGAAAAGATTACTAGGTTAAACAATTTGGGCAGATTATCGTCTATGTTGCCCGATGGTGGCGAAAGACTCCAAGTTTCCTTAAAAAGGCACGAAGCGGAGTTGGAGAGGAGAAAGCTTCTGAAG GATGATGACAAATGCAAGAAGGGGACTCCATTAGCTGATGAGTCTACTTGTACTG GTGCAACTGATGACTTATCACCTTGTGGAGTTCCACCATCTTCGTCTGCACAATCTACCTTTGCTTTACATTTTTGCAGCAAGTTGGACGATAAA GGGCCAACCAAGTCCTTCACGGAAGAATTATCTACTTTGAATTGTTCTGGTTGCAAAACCAGGAGAGAAAATGGGTCATTTCTAATGCAGAAAACACAGATGGGTTTATCTTCAAGGCAAGCACCTTTTAAATCTCCGAGCCACCTTTCagtaaaaaatgatgaatgcCTTCAATCAAGTGGTGGGCAATTGGGGAGCCACTCTTCTACTGCCTCACCTCATCAATCTGATAAAGATGTGTCTGGCAGCTTTTCAAAAAA GGAAAATGCTCCTCGGTTTCAATCTACACTTAACTCCAGAAGGAACAAG CAGAAAACTGTTGTTCTATTAGATGAGGAGGAACTTGAGGTTGATGTAATAAATCAAGCAGACCAAGTGGGCCAAAG cAGTGAAGAGATCCGAATATATTATCCATCAAG GGATGATCCTGAAGCTGTTGAAATTTGTTACTCAGACATGGAATGTCTGGCTCCTGAGTCTTATTTGTCATCAATCATCATGAACTTTTACATTCG GTATCTGCAGAAGCCAACATCGCCAAGGGCCAGAAGCAGATGTgattatcattttttcaatACATACTTTTATGAAAAGTTGAAACGGGATGTCCTGAACAAG ACTGATAAGGAAACTTCATTTGTGAAGTTCAGAAGGTGGTGGAAAGGTGTCAATATATTTGAGAAAGCATATATCTTTCTACCAATTAATGAAAA TCTTCACTGGAGCTTGGTTATTATTTGTATACCAAATAAAGAAGATGAATCAGGACCAATTATTCTTCACTTGGATTCTTTGGGACTGCACACCAGCAAGTTAATATTCAACGATGTGAAGAG CTTTCTAATAGAGGAGTGGAAGTTTCTAAGAAAAGAAGACGTGGTGCATGAACTTCACATCCCAGACAATATCTGGGACAAGCTATCTCGAAGAATTGATGAGAAAGTGATTGAG GTGCCTCAACAAAGAAATGAGTATGACTGTGGTCTTTTCGTTCTTTTCTTTATGCAACGTTTCATTGAAGAGGCTCCTGAAAGGCTCAAGAAGAAGGATTTGGATATG TTTGGCAAGCAATGGTTCAAACCAGAAGAGGCTTCCagtttgagaagaaaaattaacgACATACTAAGAGAACAGTTCAAGAATGCAAGTGAAGGCAAATTGAACCCCTAA
- the LOC105168252 gene encoding deoxynucleoside triphosphate triphosphohydrolase SAMHD1 homolog isoform X1 yields MGATYCDEELPSKNFALASTDDRRFTKHIHDNVHGNIYIDPLSLKFVDTEQFQRLRDLKQLGKFLEFVLYEFAIQDQVNHRCASGFSYMVYPGAVHSRFEHSLGVYWLASEAINRLKTYQGLELDIDHFDTQTVKLAGLLHDLGHGPFSHTFEREFLPRVCNGQKWSHEEMSLKMIDHVVDEHNIDIDSESLKRVKEMIIASENGTSKSFKEKLFLYDIVANGRNGIDVDKFDYIVRDSRACGLGCNFQFQRVLETMRVIDDEICYRAKEYLTIQKLFAARADLHRMVYMHAKVKAIEMMFVDAMTKANDVLCISSYIDEPAEYWKLDDTILKAIETSSSQDLKESRDLILRIRRRELYQFCNEFAVPKDKLEYFKNVTPQDIVCSQNSSHPILHEEDIVVSNVKIDLTRGRNNPLESISFFKDYESNEKFNIKDDLVSHLLPTSYQDMIVRVYSKKPHLVEAVSEAFENFQLKIYGKKAQVHATPEKKKRKRLRHICGGGV; encoded by the exons ATGGGAGCTACATACTGTGATGAGGAACTTCCGAGCAAAAACTTTGCGTTGGCGTCGACTGACGATCGAAGATTCACGAAGCACATACACGATAATGTCCACGGCAACATCTATATCGATCCT CTGTCTTTGAAGTTTGTGGACACTGAACAGTTTCAGAG ACTTCGTGATCTGAAGCAGCTAGGTAAATTCTTGGAATTTGTACTGTATGAATTTGCAATTCAG GATCAGGTCAATCATAGATGTGCTTCTG GTTTTTCATACATGGTCTACCCTGGGGCTGTTCATTCAAGGTTTGAGCATTCACTTGGGGTGTATTGGCTGGCTAGTGAAGCTATCAACAGACTGAAAACCTATCAA GGCTTGGAGCTTGATATTGATCATTTTGACACACAAACTGTAAAACTTGCTG GTCTACTGCATGATCTGGGTCATGGACCATTTAGCCACACGTTTGAGCGTGAATTTCTTCCACGGGTTTGTAATGGCCAGAAATG GTCTCATGAAGAAATGTCTCTGAAGATGATAGACCATGTTGTAGATGAGCACAACATTGATATTGATTCTGAAAGTCTCAAGAGAGTGAAG GAGATGATAATTGCCTCTGAGAATGGTACATCCAAA AGCTTCAAAGAAAAGCTTTTCTTGTATGACATTGTTGCTAATGGACGCAATGGAATTGATGTTGACAA ATTTGATTACATTGTTCGAGATTCCAGGGCTTGTGGTCTTGGGTGCAATTTTCAGTTTCAGAG AGTGTTGGAAACCATGCGAGTAATAGATGATGAGATATGCTACCGTGCTAAGGAGT ATCTTACTATCCAAAAGTTATTTGCTGCTCGGGCAGATTTGCATCGCATGGTCTATATGCATGCAAAAGTAAAG GCAATAGAAATGATGTTTGTTGACGCCATGACGAAAGCTAATGATGTTCTTTGTATTTCATCCTACATTGATGAACCAGCCGAATACTGGAAG TTAGATGACACAATTCTAAAAGCAATTGAAACTTCTTCCAGTCAAGATCTCAAGGAATCCAGAGACCTGATCCTACGCATACGGAGAAGGGAGCTTTACCAG TTTTGCAATGAGTTTGCAGTTCCAAAGGACAAGCTCGAGTACTTCAAAAATGTCACTCCTCAAGATATAGTTTGTTCACAG AACTCGAGTCATCCTATACTGCATGAGGAAGATATTGTAGTGAGTAATGTGAAAATTGATCTGACTCGTGGAAGGAATAATCCGCTTGAGAG CATCAGCTTTTTCAAG GATTATGAGAGCAAtgagaaatttaatataaaagatgATCTGGTCAGCCACTTGCTTCCAACATCTTATCAAGACATGATTGTGAGAGTTTACTCGAAGAAGCCTCACCTG GTGGAAGCTGTGTCCGAGGCCTTCGAGAATTTCCAGCTGAAGATCTATGGGAAGAAAGCTCAAGTTCATGCAACACctgagaagaaaaagaggaagCGATTGAGGCACATCTGTGGAGGTGGTGTCTAA
- the LOC105168252 gene encoding deoxynucleoside triphosphate triphosphohydrolase SAMHD1 homolog isoform X3 encodes MVYPGAVHSRFEHSLGVYWLASEAINRLKTYQGLELDIDHFDTQTVKLAGLLHDLGHGPFSHTFEREFLPRVCNGQKWSHEEMSLKMIDHVVDEHNIDIDSESLKRVKEMIIASENGTSKSFKEKLFLYDIVANGRNGIDVDKFDYIVRDSRACGLGCNFQFQRVLETMRVIDDEICYRAKEYLTIQKLFAARADLHRMVYMHAKVKAIEMMFVDAMTKANDVLCISSYIDEPAEYWKLDDTILKAIETSSSQDLKESRDLILRIRRRELYQFCNEFAVPKDKLEYFKNVTPQDIVCSQNSSHPILHEEDIVVSNVKIDLTRGRNNPLESISFFKDYESNEKFNIKDDLVSHLLPTSYQDMIVRVYSKKPHLVEAVSEAFENFQLKIYGKKAQVHATPEKKKRKRLRHICGGGV; translated from the exons ATGGTCTACCCTGGGGCTGTTCATTCAAGGTTTGAGCATTCACTTGGGGTGTATTGGCTGGCTAGTGAAGCTATCAACAGACTGAAAACCTATCAA GGCTTGGAGCTTGATATTGATCATTTTGACACACAAACTGTAAAACTTGCTG GTCTACTGCATGATCTGGGTCATGGACCATTTAGCCACACGTTTGAGCGTGAATTTCTTCCACGGGTTTGTAATGGCCAGAAATG GTCTCATGAAGAAATGTCTCTGAAGATGATAGACCATGTTGTAGATGAGCACAACATTGATATTGATTCTGAAAGTCTCAAGAGAGTGAAG GAGATGATAATTGCCTCTGAGAATGGTACATCCAAA AGCTTCAAAGAAAAGCTTTTCTTGTATGACATTGTTGCTAATGGACGCAATGGAATTGATGTTGACAA ATTTGATTACATTGTTCGAGATTCCAGGGCTTGTGGTCTTGGGTGCAATTTTCAGTTTCAGAG AGTGTTGGAAACCATGCGAGTAATAGATGATGAGATATGCTACCGTGCTAAGGAGT ATCTTACTATCCAAAAGTTATTTGCTGCTCGGGCAGATTTGCATCGCATGGTCTATATGCATGCAAAAGTAAAG GCAATAGAAATGATGTTTGTTGACGCCATGACGAAAGCTAATGATGTTCTTTGTATTTCATCCTACATTGATGAACCAGCCGAATACTGGAAG TTAGATGACACAATTCTAAAAGCAATTGAAACTTCTTCCAGTCAAGATCTCAAGGAATCCAGAGACCTGATCCTACGCATACGGAGAAGGGAGCTTTACCAG TTTTGCAATGAGTTTGCAGTTCCAAAGGACAAGCTCGAGTACTTCAAAAATGTCACTCCTCAAGATATAGTTTGTTCACAG AACTCGAGTCATCCTATACTGCATGAGGAAGATATTGTAGTGAGTAATGTGAAAATTGATCTGACTCGTGGAAGGAATAATCCGCTTGAGAG CATCAGCTTTTTCAAG GATTATGAGAGCAAtgagaaatttaatataaaagatgATCTGGTCAGCCACTTGCTTCCAACATCTTATCAAGACATGATTGTGAGAGTTTACTCGAAGAAGCCTCACCTG GTGGAAGCTGTGTCCGAGGCCTTCGAGAATTTCCAGCTGAAGATCTATGGGAAGAAAGCTCAAGTTCATGCAACACctgagaagaaaaagaggaagCGATTGAGGCACATCTGTGGAGGTGGTGTCTAA
- the LOC105168252 gene encoding deoxynucleoside triphosphate triphosphohydrolase SAMHD1 homolog isoform X2: protein MGATYCDEELPSKNFALASTDDRRFTKHIHDNVHGNIYIDPLSLKFVDTEQFQRLRDLKQLGFSYMVYPGAVHSRFEHSLGVYWLASEAINRLKTYQGLELDIDHFDTQTVKLAGLLHDLGHGPFSHTFEREFLPRVCNGQKWSHEEMSLKMIDHVVDEHNIDIDSESLKRVKEMIIASENGTSKSFKEKLFLYDIVANGRNGIDVDKFDYIVRDSRACGLGCNFQFQRVLETMRVIDDEICYRAKEYLTIQKLFAARADLHRMVYMHAKVKAIEMMFVDAMTKANDVLCISSYIDEPAEYWKLDDTILKAIETSSSQDLKESRDLILRIRRRELYQFCNEFAVPKDKLEYFKNVTPQDIVCSQNSSHPILHEEDIVVSNVKIDLTRGRNNPLESISFFKDYESNEKFNIKDDLVSHLLPTSYQDMIVRVYSKKPHLVEAVSEAFENFQLKIYGKKAQVHATPEKKKRKRLRHICGGGV, encoded by the exons ATGGGAGCTACATACTGTGATGAGGAACTTCCGAGCAAAAACTTTGCGTTGGCGTCGACTGACGATCGAAGATTCACGAAGCACATACACGATAATGTCCACGGCAACATCTATATCGATCCT CTGTCTTTGAAGTTTGTGGACACTGAACAGTTTCAGAG ACTTCGTGATCTGAAGCAGCTAG GTTTTTCATACATGGTCTACCCTGGGGCTGTTCATTCAAGGTTTGAGCATTCACTTGGGGTGTATTGGCTGGCTAGTGAAGCTATCAACAGACTGAAAACCTATCAA GGCTTGGAGCTTGATATTGATCATTTTGACACACAAACTGTAAAACTTGCTG GTCTACTGCATGATCTGGGTCATGGACCATTTAGCCACACGTTTGAGCGTGAATTTCTTCCACGGGTTTGTAATGGCCAGAAATG GTCTCATGAAGAAATGTCTCTGAAGATGATAGACCATGTTGTAGATGAGCACAACATTGATATTGATTCTGAAAGTCTCAAGAGAGTGAAG GAGATGATAATTGCCTCTGAGAATGGTACATCCAAA AGCTTCAAAGAAAAGCTTTTCTTGTATGACATTGTTGCTAATGGACGCAATGGAATTGATGTTGACAA ATTTGATTACATTGTTCGAGATTCCAGGGCTTGTGGTCTTGGGTGCAATTTTCAGTTTCAGAG AGTGTTGGAAACCATGCGAGTAATAGATGATGAGATATGCTACCGTGCTAAGGAGT ATCTTACTATCCAAAAGTTATTTGCTGCTCGGGCAGATTTGCATCGCATGGTCTATATGCATGCAAAAGTAAAG GCAATAGAAATGATGTTTGTTGACGCCATGACGAAAGCTAATGATGTTCTTTGTATTTCATCCTACATTGATGAACCAGCCGAATACTGGAAG TTAGATGACACAATTCTAAAAGCAATTGAAACTTCTTCCAGTCAAGATCTCAAGGAATCCAGAGACCTGATCCTACGCATACGGAGAAGGGAGCTTTACCAG TTTTGCAATGAGTTTGCAGTTCCAAAGGACAAGCTCGAGTACTTCAAAAATGTCACTCCTCAAGATATAGTTTGTTCACAG AACTCGAGTCATCCTATACTGCATGAGGAAGATATTGTAGTGAGTAATGTGAAAATTGATCTGACTCGTGGAAGGAATAATCCGCTTGAGAG CATCAGCTTTTTCAAG GATTATGAGAGCAAtgagaaatttaatataaaagatgATCTGGTCAGCCACTTGCTTCCAACATCTTATCAAGACATGATTGTGAGAGTTTACTCGAAGAAGCCTCACCTG GTGGAAGCTGTGTCCGAGGCCTTCGAGAATTTCCAGCTGAAGATCTATGGGAAGAAAGCTCAAGTTCATGCAACACctgagaagaaaaagaggaagCGATTGAGGCACATCTGTGGAGGTGGTGTCTAA